The proteins below come from a single Prochlorococcus marinus str. MIT 9215 genomic window:
- a CDS encoding S41 family peptidase, with product MRKRFLIPLLAAIALPTAVHAEISDELHEKCLEARDYAGCVNTNINFSRKKDKEISGIGIRLSLNSDTAELTIQSVINDSPAASADIQPNDVIIKIDGKSTRGMGITEAVSLIKGPKDKPIKLVLLRVNEAGKKEKINVQLVRDTFKVPNKFYEGNLGRKLEFFFPENLKEIFPENELFPYRKKGTSI from the coding sequence ATGAGAAAAAGATTTTTAATACCTTTATTAGCTGCTATCGCTTTACCTACGGCTGTTCATGCTGAAATATCTGATGAATTACATGAAAAATGTTTAGAAGCACGAGATTATGCAGGTTGCGTGAATACTAATATAAATTTTTCTCGCAAAAAAGATAAAGAAATATCTGGGATAGGAATAAGGCTTTCCCTTAATAGTGATACTGCTGAATTAACTATTCAATCTGTAATAAATGATTCTCCTGCCGCCTCCGCTGACATTCAACCAAATGATGTAATTATCAAAATAGATGGGAAATCTACCAGAGGAATGGGTATAACAGAAGCAGTTTCTCTCATAAAAGGACCAAAAGATAAGCCAATTAAGTTAGTCTTATTAAGAGTAAATGAGGCAGGTAAAAAGGAAAAAATAAATGTTCAATTAGTAAGAGATACTTTTAAAGTTCCCAACAAATTTTATGAAGGTAATTTGGGGAGAAAATTGGAGTTTTTCTTCCCAGAAAATTTAAAGGAAATTTTCCCAGAAAATGAACTTTTTCCATATCGAAAAAAAGGAACTTCAATTTAA
- a CDS encoding AbrB family transcriptional regulator, with product MPSLLTLFFYILAGAGLGTLMIFTGIPAASLLGAIIGAGVLSASGLIDVAVWPLGTKTALGIGIGTVIGTGINQETLSELQNLWKPALIITFSLLITGFIIAFLISKFLGIDTAIAVLGSAPGGTIGMSLVGSEYGVGASVAALHAVRLITVLLLIPALLNLLGLKDGINTP from the coding sequence ATGCCTTCTTTATTAACACTTTTTTTTTATATTCTTGCTGGAGCAGGTTTAGGAACTTTAATGATCTTCACAGGTATTCCTGCTGCTTCTTTATTGGGAGCTATCATTGGAGCTGGGGTTTTAAGTGCGAGTGGTCTAATTGATGTTGCAGTTTGGCCATTAGGTACAAAAACAGCACTTGGGATAGGAATAGGAACTGTTATAGGGACTGGAATTAATCAAGAAACTTTAAGCGAGTTACAGAACTTGTGGAAGCCAGCATTAATTATTACATTTTCTTTATTGATAACTGGATTTATAATCGCATTTCTAATAAGTAAATTTTTAGGAATTGATACTGCTATCGCAGTATTAGGTTCTGCTCCTGGAGGGACAATAGGGATGAGCCTAGTTGGATCTGAGTATGGAGTAGGTGCTTCAGTAGCTGCTTTACACGCGGTTAGATTAATAACCGTTTTATTATTAATTCCTGCTCTTTTAAATTTACTCGGTTTAAAAGATGGTATTAATACTCCTTAA
- a CDS encoding AIR synthase, producing the protein MSSLTITQAASNELLRQSIYRGTPGEIFVYLEPDTLDDGWMFLRVNIWEKSGIPIARTDGLTVYAPESQKSLLDELSLDHYQDLSGGGFLISTPKGATKSSCGSGFKFNK; encoded by the coding sequence TTGAGTTCTTTAACTATTACCCAGGCTGCTTCAAATGAATTGCTCAGGCAATCAATTTATCGTGGTACACCTGGAGAAATATTCGTATATTTGGAACCTGATACTCTTGATGATGGATGGATGTTTCTGAGAGTTAATATCTGGGAAAAATCAGGAATTCCGATTGCAAGAACTGATGGCTTAACTGTCTACGCTCCAGAATCTCAAAAAAGTTTACTAGATGAACTATCACTTGATCATTATCAGGATTTATCTGGAGGAGGGTTCTTGATTAGTACTCCAAAAGGCGCTACAAAAAGTTCTTGTGGTTCGGGTTTTAAATTTAATAAATAA
- a CDS encoding DUF1330 domain-containing protein, producing the protein MKKTILIGLIAGITGIVIGYKVPKDKNVGYVMISGRITNPEQAGKYFAEVNDVVVKGCGAKTLTVDYETDVREGYDGPFSVLAQFPSKKAAQDCYEGDYQNIIPLRKGAIDMNFRIVERNR; encoded by the coding sequence ATGAAGAAAACTATTTTAATTGGCTTAATTGCGGGCATTACTGGAATTGTGATTGGTTATAAAGTTCCAAAAGACAAGAATGTTGGTTATGTAATGATTTCTGGCAGGATTACAAATCCAGAACAAGCAGGTAAATACTTTGCAGAAGTAAATGATGTAGTTGTTAAAGGATGCGGAGCAAAGACATTAACAGTTGATTATGAAACAGATGTAAGAGAAGGATATGACGGACCTTTTTCTGTGCTCGCACAATTCCCAAGCAAAAAAGCAGCACAAGATTGCTATGAAGGTGATTATCAAAATATTATTCCTTTAAGGAAAGGAGCTATAGATATGAACTTTAGAATAGTTGAGAGAAATAGATAA
- a CDS encoding high light inducible protein, whose protein sequence is MTNSSYITTESCGRQNIFPTESRPYVDQSVSYDGYPQNAEKVNGRWAMVGLVALLGAYVTTDQIIPGIF, encoded by the coding sequence ATGACTAATTCTTCATACATAACTACAGAATCATGCGGAAGGCAAAATATTTTTCCAACTGAGTCTCGTCCTTATGTTGATCAATCTGTTTCTTATGATGGATATCCTCAAAACGCAGAAAAAGTTAATGGTCGTTGGGCAATGGTTGGTTTAGTAGCACTTTTGGGAGCTTATGTAACTACAGATCAAATCATTCCAGGTATTTTTTAA
- a CDS encoding high light inducible protein: MSPLSGFLAVIVSLTAIFVAYLTKQFQNENLNYLTSNPMANSNTKVKTIEKEKVVAETLNGRFAMLGLIAAVGAYLTTGQIIPGFV, from the coding sequence ATGTCTCCTCTTTCAGGTTTTTTAGCTGTAATCGTATCCTTAACAGCTATCTTCGTTGCTTATCTAACAAAGCAATTTCAAAACGAAAATTTAAACTATCTAACTTCAAATCCAATGGCAAATTCAAATACTAAAGTAAAAACAATCGAAAAAGAAAAAGTTGTTGCAGAAACTCTTAATGGCAGATTCGCAATGCTTGGATTAATTGCTGCTGTCGGAGCTTACTTAACAACAGGTCAAATAATTCCAGGTTTTGTTTAA
- a CDS encoding DUF1651 domain-containing protein, with amino-acid sequence MARSYWLVNSNRTRIKRFIENTNNKDQFFKYMFVDSGKITSTWGKEPPVMTTREELKKEVAREEWKKLIAQGWRRTEEVWTKKEG; translated from the coding sequence ATGGCTAGGTCTTACTGGTTGGTTAATTCAAATAGAACAAGAATTAAAAGGTTTATCGAAAATACAAATAATAAAGACCAATTTTTTAAATATATGTTTGTCGATTCTGGAAAGATTACTTCTACATGGGGTAAAGAACCACCTGTTATGACTACTAGAGAAGAACTAAAGAAAGAAGTAGCTAGAGAAGAATGGAAAAAATTAATTGCTCAAGGTTGGAGAAGAACTGAGGAAGTTTGGACAAAAAAAGAGGGATAA
- a CDS encoding DUF3764 family protein translates to MSCSVTSVFTFKIESTFDEWAAIFDSAEAEKRHSEFNINPLFRGVSKEDPQKIIVIHQAPEGNVQKFLEVNGDWMATHRVDLSTMEESSWTASLTKDSCCD, encoded by the coding sequence ATGTCTTGTTCAGTCACTTCCGTGTTTACCTTTAAAATTGAAAGCACTTTCGATGAATGGGCTGCAATATTTGATAGCGCAGAAGCAGAAAAAAGGCATTCAGAATTTAATATAAATCCACTTTTTAGAGGAGTAAGCAAGGAAGATCCTCAAAAAATAATTGTTATTCATCAAGCTCCAGAAGGTAATGTTCAAAAGTTTCTGGAAGTAAACGGTGACTGGATGGCAACTCATAGAGTTGACTTATCAACAATGGAGGAATCATCTTGGACTGCCTCATTAACAAAAGATAGTTGTTGTGATTAA
- a CDS encoding DUF3303 domain-containing protein, whose product MLYVQHWSFKTGYHQKGAEKFLGGGGDYPGVEMIGRYHAPGSLEGWIVLKTDDPKAIYQHAAEWGEFLNWETTPVFTDEEAGPMVAKVYS is encoded by the coding sequence ATGCTTTATGTTCAGCATTGGTCATTTAAGACTGGATATCATCAAAAAGGTGCAGAAAAATTTCTTGGTGGTGGCGGAGATTATCCTGGAGTTGAGATGATTGGAAGGTATCACGCACCGGGTTCTTTAGAAGGTTGGATAGTTTTAAAGACTGATGATCCAAAAGCAATATATCAACATGCAGCTGAATGGGGTGAATTCCTAAATTGGGAAACCACTCCTGTATTTACTGATGAAGAAGCTGGTCCAATGGTCGCCAAAGTCTACTCTTAG
- a CDS encoding DoxX family membrane protein, whose amino-acid sequence MNFKRFYSLNFLAKLLLSAIFVNAIPSKITDFASQSQYITSKGFPEPLSNLLLIAAIALLMSGSILLIFSNKTKLACSLLLIFLVPTTIIFHLVPLQVMALARNLSLIGGLLVAIDKTNIDYFNKDGESIEMEYSDLNEDN is encoded by the coding sequence ATGAACTTTAAAAGATTTTATTCTTTAAATTTTCTTGCGAAATTACTTCTTAGTGCAATTTTTGTAAACGCTATACCGAGTAAAATTACTGACTTTGCAAGTCAATCACAATATATAACAAGTAAGGGATTTCCAGAGCCTCTTTCTAATCTTTTATTAATTGCAGCAATAGCACTTTTAATGAGCGGATCAATCCTTTTGATTTTTTCAAATAAAACAAAACTTGCATGTAGTCTACTCCTCATTTTCTTAGTCCCTACAACGATAATTTTTCATTTAGTGCCTCTTCAAGTTATGGCACTTGCTCGAAATTTATCGTTAATAGGTGGATTACTTGTAGCGATTGATAAAACGAATATCGATTATTTTAATAAAGATGGAGAATCTATAGAAATGGAATATTCTGATTTGAATGAAGATAATTAG
- a CDS encoding glycosyltransferase family A protein, whose protein sequence is MEIQKEKKLDSRYIFSKKEKLENYFKPAVITPYLKEDLGIIERCHESCLTQTRKVNHFIVADGNTNNAIDSWDTNHIILSNSHNDYGNTPRGIGAMSAINLGFNVVFFLDADHWFEKDHVESILRMKTEMPFLDIAASYRNFVLPEGICVEQDADDHE, encoded by the coding sequence TTGGAGATTCAAAAAGAAAAGAAATTAGATAGCAGATATATTTTTTCTAAAAAAGAAAAATTAGAAAATTATTTTAAACCTGCAGTAATTACTCCTTACTTAAAAGAAGATCTTGGAATAATAGAAAGATGTCATGAATCATGTCTGACACAAACTCGTAAAGTAAATCATTTTATTGTCGCAGATGGCAACACCAATAATGCCATTGATAGCTGGGATACAAATCATATTATTCTTTCGAATTCTCATAATGATTATGGGAATACTCCTAGAGGAATAGGGGCAATGTCTGCTATTAATTTAGGTTTTAATGTAGTTTTCTTTCTAGATGCAGATCATTGGTTTGAAAAGGATCATGTAGAAAGCATTTTGAGAATGAAAACTGAGATGCCTTTCTTAGATATTGCGGCTTCCTATAGAAATTTTGTTCTTCCAGAGGGAATCTGTGTAGAACAAGATGCTGATGATCACGAATAA
- a CDS encoding tetratricopeptide repeat protein, translating to MNHGFGNTDLNKKKKKDSRYLIFYQKELQAKNLIEKEDFEGAKKIYLLLLENKYQNHEIFFNLGSIEFQSNNFLEAISYFERAKIIKLKNQEQIYTFLIYCYGKLKNYSKATELFHESLEKYPRSEKLIFTYAEIAKEKNNFQEFIRLYKEAISINPNNYKALSNLGAVYEKLKEFSNAIETYKKAIEIAPDVSHLKVDYLSSKSFACDWSDEDYKKQILTSVGIVGQAISPFELLPLEDDPQKHLIRAENFFKQRFKKTSKKLKFKPKNKIRIGYFSSDFYRHATMFLMKRIFECHDKTKFEIFIYSFSDYEDIFTDKLKKNVKKFINITSLSDEEAADIARKDELDIAVDLKGFTKDTRLSIFSLRVAPIQISYLGYPGTIGSSCIDYIIADKVVIPANLKRFYSEKVIYMPNCYQCNDNKRLVSKKKFQKSDFGLSEHNFVFACFNANNKITLVEFNIWMRLLKKVKNSILWLYKSNNYSMMNLKKEAEKQGVQSKRIIFADKMLNEDHLSRIKFADLFLDTFHYNAHTTASDALWAEVPVVTKQGQSFSARVCSSLLTALNLEELITKENFEYENLAYKIASDKSYLMSLRKKLKEEKLTSSLFDSEKFTKDLENIYQELINAHSKNV from the coding sequence ATGAATCATGGTTTTGGGAATACAGATTTAAATAAGAAAAAGAAAAAAGACAGCAGATATTTAATTTTCTATCAAAAAGAATTACAAGCAAAGAATCTTATTGAAAAAGAAGATTTTGAAGGAGCTAAAAAAATATATTTGCTTTTGCTAGAAAATAAATATCAAAATCATGAAATATTTTTTAATTTAGGATCTATAGAATTCCAATCCAATAATTTTTTAGAAGCTATTTCTTATTTTGAAAGAGCGAAAATTATTAAGTTAAAAAATCAAGAACAAATTTATACCTTTTTAATTTATTGTTATGGAAAATTAAAAAATTATTCCAAGGCAACAGAATTATTTCATGAATCTCTTGAGAAGTATCCTAGATCTGAGAAATTAATATTTACATATGCAGAGATAGCAAAAGAAAAAAATAATTTCCAAGAATTTATAAGACTATACAAAGAAGCCATTTCCATTAATCCTAATAATTACAAAGCCCTATCAAATTTAGGGGCTGTATATGAAAAATTAAAAGAATTTTCTAATGCGATAGAAACATACAAAAAAGCTATAGAGATTGCGCCGGATGTTTCACATTTAAAGGTCGATTATTTATCTAGTAAATCATTCGCGTGCGACTGGTCTGATGAAGACTATAAAAAACAAATCCTTACTTCGGTTGGTATTGTTGGTCAAGCAATCAGTCCGTTTGAACTTTTGCCACTCGAGGATGATCCACAAAAACATTTAATTAGAGCAGAAAACTTTTTTAAACAAAGATTTAAAAAAACAAGTAAAAAGTTAAAATTTAAACCTAAAAATAAAATAAGAATTGGTTATTTTTCTTCAGATTTCTACAGACATGCAACCATGTTTCTGATGAAAAGAATATTTGAATGTCACGACAAAACAAAATTTGAAATTTTTATTTATTCTTTCTCAGACTATGAGGATATTTTTACAGATAAATTAAAAAAAAATGTAAAAAAATTTATTAACATAACCAGTCTTTCTGATGAAGAAGCAGCAGATATTGCTAGGAAAGATGAATTAGATATAGCAGTTGACCTTAAAGGTTTTACGAAAGATACAAGGCTATCTATTTTTTCATTACGTGTAGCTCCTATTCAAATCTCATACTTAGGTTATCCGGGAACAATTGGAAGTAGTTGTATTGACTATATTATTGCTGATAAAGTTGTTATCCCTGCAAATCTAAAAAGGTTTTATAGTGAGAAAGTGATTTATATGCCTAATTGTTATCAATGTAATGATAACAAAAGGTTAGTATCTAAAAAAAAATTTCAAAAAAGCGACTTCGGACTGAGTGAACATAATTTTGTTTTTGCTTGTTTTAATGCAAATAATAAAATTACTCTTGTTGAATTTAATATTTGGATGAGGTTATTGAAAAAAGTAAAAAATAGTATCTTGTGGCTCTATAAATCTAACAATTATTCAATGATGAACTTAAAAAAAGAAGCAGAAAAACAGGGTGTTCAAAGTAAAAGAATTATCTTCGCTGATAAAATGCTTAATGAGGATCATTTGTCACGAATTAAATTTGCAGATCTTTTTCTTGATACTTTCCACTACAATGCTCACACTACTGCCTCTGATGCACTCTGGGCAGAAGTTCCTGTTGTCACAAAGCAAGGTCAAAGTTTTTCAGCAAGAGTATGTTCCAGTCTTTTAACCGCTTTAAACTTAGAAGAATTAATAACTAAAGAAAATTTTGAATACGAAAATTTAGCTTATAAAATCGCTTCTGATAAATCATATTTAATGTCTTTAAGAAAAAAATTAAAGGAAGAAAAATTGACTTCATCCCTTTTTGATTCAGAAAAATTTACCAAAGATCTTGAAAATATTTATCAGGAACTAATCAATGCTCATTCTAAAAATGTCTAA
- the psbA gene encoding photosystem II q(b) protein has product MTTIQQQRSSLLKGWPQFCEWVTSTNNRIYVGWFGVLMIPCLLTAAACFIVAFIAAPPVDIDGIREPVAGSFLYGNNIISGAVVPSSNAIGLHFYPIWEAATVDEWLYNGGPYQLVIFHFLIGISAYMGRQWELSYRLGMRPWICVAYSAPVSAAFAVFLVYPFGQGSFSDGMPLGISGTFNFMFVFQAEHNILMHPFHMAGVAGMFGGSLFSAMHGSLVTSSLIRETTETESQNYGYKFGQEEETYNIVAAHGYFGRLIFQYASFNNSRSLHFFLAVFPVVCVWLTSMGICTMAFNLNGFNFNQSVVDANGKIVPTWGDVLNRANLGMEVMHERNAHNFPLDLAAAESTTVALSAPAIG; this is encoded by the coding sequence ATGACAACTATTCAGCAGCAGCGTTCTTCGTTGCTTAAAGGTTGGCCACAGTTCTGTGAGTGGGTAACATCAACTAACAACAGAATTTATGTTGGTTGGTTCGGAGTCTTAATGATTCCATGCCTTCTTACAGCAGCGGCTTGCTTCATCGTTGCATTCATCGCAGCACCACCAGTAGACATCGACGGAATTAGAGAGCCAGTTGCTGGTTCATTCCTATATGGAAACAACATCATCTCAGGTGCAGTTGTTCCTTCATCTAATGCTATTGGTCTACACTTCTACCCAATTTGGGAAGCAGCTACTGTAGATGAGTGGTTATACAACGGTGGTCCTTACCAGCTTGTAATTTTCCACTTCCTAATTGGTATCTCAGCATACATGGGAAGACAGTGGGAGCTTTCATACCGTTTAGGTATGCGTCCTTGGATCTGTGTTGCATATTCTGCACCAGTTTCAGCAGCTTTCGCAGTATTTCTTGTATACCCATTCGGTCAAGGTTCATTCTCTGACGGAATGCCTCTAGGTATCTCTGGAACATTCAACTTCATGTTTGTTTTCCAGGCAGAGCACAACATTCTTATGCACCCATTCCATATGGCTGGTGTTGCTGGTATGTTCGGAGGATCTCTATTCTCAGCTATGCATGGTTCACTTGTTACTTCATCTCTAATCAGAGAAACAACTGAGACAGAGTCTCAGAACTATGGTTACAAGTTCGGACAAGAAGAAGAAACATATAACATCGTTGCAGCTCATGGCTACTTCGGTCGTTTGATCTTCCAATATGCAAGTTTCAACAACAGCAGAAGTCTTCACTTCTTCCTAGCTGTATTCCCAGTTGTTTGTGTATGGTTAACTTCAATGGGTATCTGCACAATGGCATTCAACCTTAACGGTTTCAACTTCAACCAGTCAGTTGTTGATGCAAACGGTAAGATTGTTCCTACATGGGGTGACGTTCTTAACAGAGCTAACCTAGGTATGGAAGTAATGCACGAGCGTAATGCTCACAACTTCCCACTTGATCTAGCAGCAGCTGAGTCTACAACAGTAGCTCTTTCAGCTCCAGCTATCGGTTAA
- a CDS encoding high light inducible protein, with translation MNKFKDNFFSESFYPDSNFYIDNKEHEENLVSENQISKMGEGFKWPNSYWYIAERTNGRLAMIGFMAVIINYTLFGWIAYPFL, from the coding sequence ATGAATAAATTCAAAGATAATTTTTTCAGCGAAAGTTTTTACCCAGACTCTAATTTCTACATTGATAATAAAGAACATGAAGAGAATCTAGTTTCAGAAAATCAAATATCCAAAATGGGGGAGGGATTTAAATGGCCTAATAGCTATTGGTATATTGCTGAAAGGACTAATGGTCGGCTTGCAATGATCGGATTTATGGCTGTGATTATTAACTACACCTTATTTGGCTGGATAGCGTATCCTTTCCTATGA
- a CDS encoding pseudouridine synthase, with protein sequence MATRINKYLSEVGYCSRREADRLIHEGKVTINGKIPKIGSKVEESDQVEVKGQRIKKITGQKNIYLAFNKPVGIVCTTDRKVEPNNVIDFIKYPKRIFPIGRLDKLSEGLIFLTNDGDIVNKILRARNNHEKEYIVKVNRQINSDFIQSMSSGVEILDTITKNCFVKQLGPKKFKIILTQGLNRQIRRMCESLGYRVRSLKRVRIMNIELDVSTGKYREFTKEELLELNRLLKKSSKTYD encoded by the coding sequence ATGGCTACTAGAATAAATAAATATTTAAGCGAAGTCGGTTATTGTTCTAGAAGAGAAGCTGATAGATTAATCCATGAAGGAAAAGTAACCATTAATGGTAAAATTCCAAAAATTGGCTCCAAAGTAGAAGAAAGTGATCAAGTAGAAGTAAAAGGTCAAAGAATAAAAAAAATAACGGGACAAAAAAACATATACTTAGCCTTTAATAAACCTGTAGGAATTGTTTGTACAACAGATAGAAAAGTAGAACCTAATAATGTAATAGATTTCATTAAATATCCCAAGAGAATTTTTCCTATCGGAAGATTAGATAAGCTTAGTGAGGGATTGATTTTTTTGACTAATGATGGAGATATCGTAAATAAAATACTCAGAGCAAGAAATAATCATGAAAAAGAATATATTGTAAAAGTTAATCGTCAGATAAATAGCGACTTTATTCAAAGCATGAGTAGTGGAGTTGAGATATTAGACACCATAACTAAGAATTGTTTCGTAAAACAATTGGGTCCAAAAAAATTTAAAATAATACTTACTCAAGGACTTAACCGTCAGATTAGAAGAATGTGTGAGTCCTTGGGGTACAGAGTACGATCATTAAAACGAGTAAGAATTATGAATATTGAATTAGACGTATCAACGGGAAAATATCGAGAATTTACAAAAGAAGAACTCCTTGAATTAAATCGTCTACTTAAAAAGTCCTCAAAAACTTATGACTAA
- a CDS encoding DUF1651 domain-containing protein, whose amino-acid sequence MAKSYWLINSNRSEVKRFMKNDKSIDGVFEYMFIDTGKIVGGLGNKQPVMTNTVSVEIDLAREIYERLLSQGWRKIEKVWT is encoded by the coding sequence ATGGCTAAATCTTATTGGTTAATTAATTCAAATAGGTCAGAAGTTAAAAGATTCATGAAAAACGATAAGAGCATTGATGGGGTTTTTGAGTATATGTTCATAGATACTGGAAAAATAGTGGGAGGATTGGGAAATAAACAACCAGTAATGACAAATACAGTTTCTGTTGAAATAGATTTGGCAAGAGAAATTTATGAAAGATTACTTTCACAGGGATGGAGGAAAATTGAAAAAGTTTGGACTTAG
- a CDS encoding SOS response-associated peptidase — MCGRFELKTKFEKLPKLLKQDYPSGLDSKYETQNLIRPNDPLLVIKNEGRIKTDFMTWGFISPWAKDPFDKERSRPFNARSETVQEKKLFSGSWKYKRCLIPASGFFEKKYRIRKANYETFWLGGIWSKWSSLDGAELESCCVLTTEPNDLVKPLHHRMPVIVPNGYAEQWTEQVKDVDELEVLFPIMRGWSPDGWLVEDVKKKETDQMSLF, encoded by the coding sequence ATGTGCGGAAGATTTGAGCTGAAAACTAAATTTGAGAAGTTACCAAAGCTTTTGAAACAAGACTATCCAAGTGGCCTTGATTCTAAATACGAGACTCAAAATCTAATACGACCAAATGATCCCTTGCTTGTAATCAAGAACGAAGGAAGAATTAAAACTGATTTTATGACATGGGGCTTTATTTCCCCTTGGGCAAAAGATCCATTTGATAAAGAAAGATCAAGACCATTCAATGCAAGATCAGAAACCGTACAAGAAAAAAAATTATTTAGTGGAAGTTGGAAATATAAAAGATGCCTAATACCTGCTAGTGGTTTTTTTGAAAAAAAATATCGTATTCGAAAAGCGAATTATGAGACTTTTTGGTTGGGAGGGATTTGGAGTAAGTGGAGCTCCCTAGATGGAGCAGAACTTGAAAGTTGCTGCGTCTTAACAACTGAACCCAATGATTTGGTTAAACCTTTACATCACCGCATGCCTGTAATCGTGCCTAATGGTTATGCAGAACAATGGACAGAGCAAGTTAAAGATGTAGATGAATTAGAAGTATTATTTCCAATCATGAGGGGTTGGTCACCGGATGGTTGGCTAGTAGAGGATGTAAAGAAAAAAGAAACTGATCAAATGAGTTTGTTTTAA
- a CDS encoding DUF3303 domain-containing protein — MQTYIVHWQFPDQESHMQGAEAFAGFVEEGCKGDKFDGFNVLNRVVNPEGANGWAIVESSNHQNIWKWSSIWVDNFGVEIEVTPVLTDDEFLSVHREISAASN; from the coding sequence ATGCAAACTTACATCGTACATTGGCAATTTCCAGATCAAGAAAGTCATATGCAAGGGGCCGAAGCTTTTGCGGGTTTTGTGGAAGAAGGATGCAAAGGTGATAAATTTGATGGGTTTAACGTTCTTAATCGAGTGGTAAATCCTGAGGGAGCTAATGGTTGGGCAATAGTTGAATCTTCAAACCATCAGAACATTTGGAAATGGAGTAGTATCTGGGTCGATAATTTTGGCGTAGAAATTGAAGTTACACCAGTTTTAACAGATGATGAATTTCTTTCTGTTCATAGAGAAATTTCAGCGGCCTCCAATTAA
- a CDS encoding DUF2839 family protein, which produces MGEAKRREELGLPPRQKKVELNKSDRYFSWLPITKSRIKKYPYMGVATMALGAIIFLVSGGANSIN; this is translated from the coding sequence ATGGGCGAAGCTAAAAGAAGAGAAGAATTAGGTTTGCCACCTAGACAAAAAAAGGTTGAATTAAATAAATCTGATAGATATTTTTCTTGGCTTCCTATTACAAAATCAAGAATCAAGAAATATCCTTATATGGGTGTAGCAACAATGGCATTAGGAGCCATAATTTTCTTAGTCAGTGGAGGAGCAAATAGTATTAATTAA
- a CDS encoding DUF2839 domain-containing protein: protein MHGYTLELIMGEAKRRKNLGIPPREQTEDIKLPQLDKKVIQQKVRSILYKYPIIPFLFYGAAIVILIGGLLYVFQSFKIT, encoded by the coding sequence ATGCATGGGTATACCTTAGAATTAATTATGGGAGAAGCAAAGAGAAGAAAAAATTTAGGAATTCCTCCAAGAGAACAAACTGAAGATATAAAGTTGCCTCAACTTGATAAAAAAGTCATACAGCAAAAAGTTAGGTCCATACTATATAAATATCCAATAATACCTTTTCTTTTTTATGGAGCTGCCATAGTGATCCTAATAGGAGGTTTATTATATGTTTTTCAATCCTTTAAGATTACATAA
- a CDS encoding DUF3764 family protein yields MTRKITTLISFNIETKFEEWIKIFDSKESDLRHSEFDIKTLFRGLSKDDPKKFICINQATEANIQKFVKANSKWIKIHKVNFSYMEESSWI; encoded by the coding sequence TTGACAAGGAAAATAACAACCCTAATTTCTTTTAATATTGAGACTAAATTTGAAGAATGGATAAAAATTTTTGATAGTAAAGAATCAGATCTAAGACATTCTGAATTTGATATTAAGACACTTTTTAGAGGATTAAGTAAAGATGATCCTAAAAAGTTTATTTGTATAAATCAGGCTACAGAGGCAAATATTCAAAAGTTTGTTAAAGCAAATAGTAAATGGATTAAAATTCACAAAGTCAATTTCTCATATATGGAAGAATCATCTTGGATATGA